In Arthrobacter sp. CDRTa11, one DNA window encodes the following:
- a CDS encoding DUF3040 domain-containing protein: protein MPLSEHEQKLLEQLEKQLHEDDPKFANSMGSDPGRSWSTRHVVIGVLGALAGIFLLLVGVTIQNIFVGVLGFIVMGGGVYFATMRSSGGGKQRSGSPGKPGKSRSSFMSSLEERWDERRRGES from the coding sequence ATGCCCCTCTCGGAGCACGAACAGAAGCTGCTTGAGCAGTTGGAGAAGCAACTGCACGAGGACGATCCAAAGTTCGCTAATTCCATGGGTTCGGATCCGGGCCGTTCGTGGTCCACCCGGCACGTGGTGATTGGAGTCCTTGGCGCGTTGGCGGGCATCTTCCTTCTGCTGGTCGGCGTCACGATCCAGAACATATTTGTTGGCGTGCTGGGGTTCATCGTTATGGGCGGCGGGGTCTACTTCGCCACGATGCGCAGCTCCGGAGGCGGCAAGCAACGCTCCGGCAGCCCAGGGAAGCCCGGCAAGTCAAGAAGTTCGTTCATGAGCAGCCTGGAAGAGCGCTGGGATGAAAGGCGCCGCGGAGAATCCTGA